In a single window of the Zea mays cultivar B73 chromosome 5, Zm-B73-REFERENCE-NAM-5.0, whole genome shotgun sequence genome:
- the LOC103625743 gene encoding anthranilate synthase alpha subunit 1, chloroplastic, which yields MATVSLALSLRFAPSSRPLNLHRRRPDAVTCRATTATFHRLDAVVREEESKFRRAAAEGCNLVPITRSIFSDHLTPVLAYRCLVKEDDREAPSFLFESVEQGSEGTNMGRYSVVAAQPAMEVLAKANKVTVMDHELKSRREHLVPDPMKIPRTIMEQWNPPQVTDGLPDAFCGGWVGFFSYDTVRYVETKKLPFSKAPHDDRNIPDMHLGLYTNVIVFDHVEKKMHVIHWVRTDCYQSLDEAYEDGTNRLESLLSRLHCFNVPTLSSGSIKLNVGGFGSATLKSNMSKEEYKNIVVQAKEHILAGDIFQAVLSQRLERRTFADPFEIYRALRIVNPSPYMAYLQARGCILVASSPEILTRVQKRTVVNRPLAGTIRRGKTKAEDKVLEQLLLSDEKQRAEHIMLVDLGRNDVGKVSKPGSVKVEKLMNIERYSHVMHISSTVTGELRDDLTCWDALRAALPVGTVSGAPKVRAMELIDELEADMRGPYSGGFGGISFNGDMDIALALRTIVFPTASRFDTMYSYANGKSRQEWIAHLQAGAGIVADSKPDDEHQECLNKAAGAARAIDLAESTFLQE from the exons ATGGCCACCGTCAGTCTCGCGCTCTCGCTGCGATTCGCGCCGTCGTCGCGACCGCTGAATCTCCACCGCAGGAGGCCCGACGCCGTGACCTGCCGCGCAACCACCGCCACGTTCCACCGGCTCGACGCCGTCG TGAGAGAGGAAGAGTCTAAATTTCGGAGGGCCGCGGCGGAGGGCTGTAACTTGGTGCCGATCACGAGAAGCATTTTCTCTGATCATCTTACTCCGGTGCTCGCGTACCGTTGCCTAGTCAAAGAAGATGATCGTGAGGCGCCTAGCTTCCTCTTCGAATCCGTAGAACAAGGGTCCGAAGGTACTAATATG GGAAGGTATAGCGTTGTGGCGGCCCAGCCTGCTATGGAGGTATTGGCGAAGGCTAACAAAGTCACGGTGATGGACCATGAGTTGAAGTCGAGGAGGGAGCACTTGGTGCCTGATCCCATGAAGATTCCAAGGACCATCATGGAACAGTGGAACCCGCCGCAAGTTACTGATGGCCTCCCTGATGCGTTTTGTG GAGGGTGGGTTGGATTCTTCTCATACGATACAGTGCGTTATGTTGAGACAAAGAAGCTTCCTTTTAGCAAGGCACCGCATGACGACAGGAACATTCCTGACATGCATTTAGGCCTCTATACCAACGTCATTGTGTTTGATCATGTTGAAAAG AAAATGCATGTTATCCACTGGGTGAGGACGGACTGCTACCAATCTCTTGACGAAGCATATGAAGATGGGACAAATCGGCTTGAATCTTTGCTATCAAGATTACATTGCTTCAACGT CCCAACGCTTTCTTCTGGTTCTATAAAACTTAACGTTGGAGGCTTTGGATCGGCGACGCTAAAGTCAAATATGTCAAAAGAAGAGTATAAAAATATCGTTGTCCAAGCTAAAGAACACATCTTGGCTGGTGACATTTTTCAAGCAGTTCTAAGCCAGCGCTTGGAGAGACGGACGTTCGCGGACCCCTTTGAGATCTACCGTGCGTTGCGCATCGTCAATCCTAGCCCATATATGGCCTATCTACAG GCACGAGGCTGTATTCTCGTGGCATCAAGCCCTGAAATTCTTACGCGGGTACAAAAG AGGACAGTAGTCAATCGACCGCTTGCTGGAACCATAAGAAGAGGCAAAACAAAGGCAGAAGACAAAGTTTTAGAACAATTGCTTCTGAGTGATGAAAAGCAACGTGCTGAACATATAATGCTTGTAGACCTTGGAAGGAATGATGTTGGAAAG GTCTCCAAACCAGGTTCAGTAAAGGTGGAGAAATTGATGAATATTGAACGATATTCTCATGTCATGCACATCAGCTCAACC GTCACCGGTGAGCTACGTGATGATCTTACGTGCTGGGATGCGCTACGAGCTGCATTGCCAGTTGGAACAGTTAGTGGAGCTCCAAAG GTGAGAGCAATGGAGTTGATCGACGAGCTAGAAGCGGACATGCGTGGGCCGTACAGCGGTGGCTTCGGAGGGATTTCCTTCAACGGCGACATGGACATCGCGCTCGCCCTTCGCACCATCGTCTTCCCCACCGCATCCCGGTTCGACACCATGTACTCCTACGCGAACGGGAAGTCACGGCAGGAGTGGATCGCTCACCTTCAGGCCGGAGCCGGCATAGTCGCCGATAGCAAGCCGGATGACGAGCACCAGGAGTGCCTGAACAAGGCTGCTGGGGCTGCTCGCGCCATTGACCTCGCCGAATCCACGTTTCTCCAAGAGTAG